The following proteins are co-located in the Vidua macroura isolate BioBank_ID:100142 chromosome 1, ASM2450914v1, whole genome shotgun sequence genome:
- the MASTL gene encoding serine/threonine-protein kinase greatwall isoform X2, whose translation MSAPRPRRPGRAAPEGAAAQRASGPPPLPRAAAASRRRRKRGADAAGAGAGAGAGAGAGAGGRAGPRGGPARSRRWCSCQRVLPLVGVIAPGCCPERGSLTGAQPQFTHPGEVMKKADMINKNMVHQVMEYLIGGDVKSLLHIYGYFDEEMAVKYISEAALALDYLHRHGIIHRDLKPDNMLISNQGHIKLTDFGLSRVTLNREINMIDILTTPSMPKPKQDYSRTPGQLLSLISSLGFYTPPVGMKVPGHKLSPTSDSLHGAVSPVPMAQKENTPLSTKLFKTHLDNSQLTPVMPARSLTPTLLQSRNRFGTSSVSKSHTHMSSVESENWSSPRCRKDVEQSGDEPRSTTCKTSNSGSALLSNAMLPNSKGIEALKKKELESAISPIASNESGSRQKLRSERLDITDTPVSTLDGKGVVRKCISENKIWKEKVFVNKRDMTYETAETSRLQQSLSRQNEPVKEEVMFEKPGVKRSFESVDTSPCQELNYVKKNNAEYKRGCQISEFPANKGSGLTTEIQSLMLCNDGCLCDTCESKEEVKSFISNQETVERSLTPAVAKNLMCDLDADCGKDDEKEYMNSSFLGTDDEKPLDVFSADSDLLPEVSVTESHLEKQLLDLDRSIKDLSFEEPKPEGVLITSPESRDASQYGEEAHTVQDCKPLHQKKDNDQKHVEETYLDTVPSPSEKMMEALNLLKKNAVVFRSYNSPINISNISEPCSMASLDIMDLSPACSGSYPTAITPLQKGRPYQVYQTPYRGDAGTPYRTPKSVRRGAAPVEGERILGTPDYLAPELLLTQPHGSAVDWWALGVCLFEFLTGIPPFNDETPTQVFQNILKRDIPWPEGEEKLSDNAQNAIDLLLTIDTTKRAGLKELKHHPLFQGVDWDNLQNQTMPFIPQPDDETDTSYFDARNNAQHLTVSGFSL comes from the exons ATGTccgccccgcggccgcgccgACCGGGCCGAGCCGCCCCGGAAGGGGCGGCAGCCCAAAGAGCTTccgggccgccgccgctgccccgcgcAGCCGCCGCCTCCAGGCGGAGGCGGAAGAGGGGAGCGGATGcagccggagccggagccggggccggggccggggccggggccggggccggggggaggGCAGGGCCCCGCGGGGGACCCGCTCGCAGCCGGCGGTGGTGTAGCTGCCAGAGGGTCCTGCCCCTGGTCGGTGTCATCGCCCCCGGGTGTTGTCCGGAACGCGGGTCGTTAACCGGCGCGCAGCCCCAATTCACACACCCAGGCGAG gtgaTGAAAAAAGCAGACATGATCAACAAAAATATGGTTCACCAG GTGATGGAGTACCTTATTGGTGGAGATGTCAAATCTCTTCTCCATATTTATGGATATTTTGATGAAGAAATGGctgttaaatatatttctgaagCAGCATTGGCTCTTGACTATCTTCATAGGCATGGAATAATCCacag AGATTTGAAGCCAGACAATATGCTCATTTCTAATCAGGGACATATAAAGTTGACAGACTTTGGGCTTTCCAGAGTTACTCTGAACAGAG agATAAATATGATAGATATCCTTACTACCCCATCAATGCCAAAGCCAAAACAGGATTACTCACGTACTCCAGGACAATTGCTGTCTCTTATCAGTTCTCTGGGCTTT TATACACCTCCTGTAGGAATGAAAGTGCCAGGGCACAAATTGAGTCCAACATCTGACAGTCTGCATGGAGCGGTTTCTCCTGTACCTATGGCCCAAAAGGAAAACACCCCTCTTTCAACTAAATTATTCAAAACAC atCTGGATAATTCTCAATTAACACCTGTGATGCCAGCGAGGAGTTTAACTCCTACTCTGCTTCAGTCAAGAAACAGGTTTGGTACCTCCAGTGTCAGTAAGTCTCACACACACATGTCCAGTGTGGAATCAGAAaactggagcagccccaggtgcagGAAAGATGTAGAG CAAAGTGGAGATGAACCTCGTTCTACAACATGCAAAACCAGTAACAGTGGGTCAGCTCTCCTTTCAAATGCTATGTTGCCAAATAGCAAAGGTATTgaagctttaaagaaaaaagaactcGAGTCTGCCATTTCTCCCATTGCCAGCAATGAGTCTGGCAGTAGGCAGAAGTTGAGAAGTGAACGTTTGGATATAACAGACACTCCCGTGAGCACTCTGGATGGGAAAGGTGTAGTAAGAAagtgtatttctgaaaataagatttggaaagaaaaagtctTTGTAAATAAAAGAGACATGACTTACGAAACAGCAGAAACTTCCAGACTACAACAGTCACTTTCAAGGCAGAATGAGCCTGTCAAAGAGGAAGTGAtgtttgaaaagccaggtgtaAAAAGAAGCTTTGAATCAGTTGACACTAGTCCTTGCCAGGAACTTaactatgttaaaaaaaacaatgcaGAATATAAACGTGGCTGTCAGATCTCAGAATTTCCGGCAAACAAAGGTTCAGGTTTGACAACAGAAATTCAATCCTTAATGCTTTGTAATGATGGATGCCTATGTGACACCTGTGAAAGCAAGGAAGAAGTTAAGAGTTTTATTAGTAACCAGGAAACAGTAGAAAGATCTCTGACTCCAGCTGTAGCTAAAAATCTTATGTGTGATCTGGATGCAGACTGCGGAAAGGATGATGAAAAGGAGTACATGAACTCAAGTTTTTTAGGCACTGATGATGAAAAACCTTTAGATGTCTTCAGTGCAGATTCTGACTTACTTCCTGAAGTGTCTGTTACAGAAAGCCATctagaaaaacagcttttagaTTTGGACAGAAGTATTAAAGACCTCTCTTTTGAGGAACCAAAACCTGAAGGTGTGCTAATAACATCACCAGAGTCCCGAGATGCCTCACAGTATGGAGAGGAGGCACATACAGTCCAGGACTGCAAGCCATTACATCAGAAAAAGGATAATGACCAGAAACACGTGGAAGAAACTTACCTTGACACAGTACCTTCTCCTTCAGAAAAGATGATGGAAGCACtgaatctcttaaaaaaaaatgctgttgtttttcGGAGTTACAATAGTCCAATCAATATATCCAATATATCTGAGCCATGTAGCATGGCCTCCCTAGATATAATGGATCTTTCACCTGCTTGCAGTGGCTCTTACCCAACAGCTATCACTCCATTACAGAAAGGAAGACCATATCAGGTCTATCAG ACCCCTTATCGGGGGGATGCTGGCACACCCTACAGGACTCCAAAGAGTGTGCGAAGAGGAGCTGCCCCTGTAGAAGGTGAACGTATCCTGGGGACCCCAGACTACCTGGCACCTGAGCTGCTTTTAACACAGCCTCATG GTTCTGCTGTAGACTGGTGGGCCCTTGGAGTTTGTCTGTTTGAGTTTCTAACTGGAATTCCACCTTTTAATGATGAAACACCAACACAGgtcttccaaaatattttgaaaagag ATATTCCCTGGCCTGAGGGTGAAGAAAAGTTGTCTGATAATGCCCAGAATGCAATAGATCTTCTTCTAACAATTGACACTACTAAGAGAGCTGGACTGAAGG AACTGAAGCATCACCCCCTCTTTCAGGGGGTGGACTGGGATAATCTCCAGAACCAAACAATGCCATTTATACCTCAGCCGGATGATGAGACCGACACCTCTTACTTTGACGCTAGAAACAATGCTCAGCACCTGACTGTGTCTGGATTTAGCTTATAG
- the MASTL gene encoding serine/threonine-protein kinase greatwall isoform X3: MAPERPGEERGDAVSPSAATAAGSTRVEVPRPPSIEEFTIVKPISRGAFGKVYLGRKAGRLYAVKVMKKADMINKNMVHQVQAERDALALSKSPFIVHLYYSLQSANNVYLVMEYLIGGDVKSLLHIYGYFDEEMAVKYISEAALALDYLHRHGIIHRDLKPDNMLISNQGHIKLTDFGLSRVTLNREINMIDILTTPSMPKPKQDYSRTPGQLLSLISSLGFYTPPVGMKVPGHKLSPTSDSLHGAVSPVPMAQKENTPLSTKLFKTHLDNSQLTPVMPARSLTPTLLQSRNRFGTSSVSKSHTHMSSVESENWSSPRCRKDVEQSGDEPRSTTCKTSNSGSALLSNAMLPNSKGIEALKKKELESAISPIASNESGSRQKLRSERLDITDTPVSTLDGKGVVRKCISENKIWKEKVFVNKRDMTYETAETSRLQQSLSRQNEPVKEEVMFEKPGVKRSFESVDTSPCQELNYVKKNNAEYKRGCQISEFPANKGSGLTTEIQSLMLCNDGCLCDTCESKEEVKSFISNQETVERSLTPAVAKNLMCDLDADCGKDDEKEYMNSSFLGTDDEKPLDVFSADSDLLPEVSVTESHLEKQLLDLDRSIKDLSFEEPKPEGVLITSPESRDASQYGEEAHTVQDCKPLHQKKDNDQKHVEETYLDTVPSPSEKMMEALNLLKKNAVVFRSYNSPINISNISEPCSMASLDIMDLSPACSGSYPTAITPLQKGRPYQVYQTPYRGDAGTPYRTPKSVRRGAAPVEGERILGTPDYLAPELLLTQPHGSAVDWWALGVCLFEFLTGIPPFNDETPTQVFQNILKRDIPWPEGEEKLSDNAQNAIDLLLTIDTTKRAGLKELKHHPLFQGVDWDNLQNQTMPFIPQPDDETDTSYFDARNNAQHLTVSGFSL, encoded by the exons ATGGCACCCGAGCGGCCCGGGGAGGAGCGGGGCGATGCTGTCAGCCCCAGCGCAGCCACAGCTGCCGGCTCGACGCGCGTCGAGGTCCCCCGACCCCCCTCCATCGAGGAGTTCACCATCGTGAAGCCTATCAGCCGCGGCGCCTTCGGGAAGGTGTACCTGGGCCGCAAGGCGGGCCGGCTCTATGCCGTGAAG gtgaTGAAAAAAGCAGACATGATCAACAAAAATATGGTTCACCAGGTGCAGGCAGAGCGGGATGCACTGGCTCTCAGTAAAAGTCCTTTCATTGTGCACTTATACTATTCACTTCAGTCAGCAAACAACGTCTATTTA GTGATGGAGTACCTTATTGGTGGAGATGTCAAATCTCTTCTCCATATTTATGGATATTTTGATGAAGAAATGGctgttaaatatatttctgaagCAGCATTGGCTCTTGACTATCTTCATAGGCATGGAATAATCCacag AGATTTGAAGCCAGACAATATGCTCATTTCTAATCAGGGACATATAAAGTTGACAGACTTTGGGCTTTCCAGAGTTACTCTGAACAGAG agATAAATATGATAGATATCCTTACTACCCCATCAATGCCAAAGCCAAAACAGGATTACTCACGTACTCCAGGACAATTGCTGTCTCTTATCAGTTCTCTGGGCTTT TATACACCTCCTGTAGGAATGAAAGTGCCAGGGCACAAATTGAGTCCAACATCTGACAGTCTGCATGGAGCGGTTTCTCCTGTACCTATGGCCCAAAAGGAAAACACCCCTCTTTCAACTAAATTATTCAAAACAC atCTGGATAATTCTCAATTAACACCTGTGATGCCAGCGAGGAGTTTAACTCCTACTCTGCTTCAGTCAAGAAACAGGTTTGGTACCTCCAGTGTCAGTAAGTCTCACACACACATGTCCAGTGTGGAATCAGAAaactggagcagccccaggtgcagGAAAGATGTAGAG CAAAGTGGAGATGAACCTCGTTCTACAACATGCAAAACCAGTAACAGTGGGTCAGCTCTCCTTTCAAATGCTATGTTGCCAAATAGCAAAGGTATTgaagctttaaagaaaaaagaactcGAGTCTGCCATTTCTCCCATTGCCAGCAATGAGTCTGGCAGTAGGCAGAAGTTGAGAAGTGAACGTTTGGATATAACAGACACTCCCGTGAGCACTCTGGATGGGAAAGGTGTAGTAAGAAagtgtatttctgaaaataagatttggaaagaaaaagtctTTGTAAATAAAAGAGACATGACTTACGAAACAGCAGAAACTTCCAGACTACAACAGTCACTTTCAAGGCAGAATGAGCCTGTCAAAGAGGAAGTGAtgtttgaaaagccaggtgtaAAAAGAAGCTTTGAATCAGTTGACACTAGTCCTTGCCAGGAACTTaactatgttaaaaaaaacaatgcaGAATATAAACGTGGCTGTCAGATCTCAGAATTTCCGGCAAACAAAGGTTCAGGTTTGACAACAGAAATTCAATCCTTAATGCTTTGTAATGATGGATGCCTATGTGACACCTGTGAAAGCAAGGAAGAAGTTAAGAGTTTTATTAGTAACCAGGAAACAGTAGAAAGATCTCTGACTCCAGCTGTAGCTAAAAATCTTATGTGTGATCTGGATGCAGACTGCGGAAAGGATGATGAAAAGGAGTACATGAACTCAAGTTTTTTAGGCACTGATGATGAAAAACCTTTAGATGTCTTCAGTGCAGATTCTGACTTACTTCCTGAAGTGTCTGTTACAGAAAGCCATctagaaaaacagcttttagaTTTGGACAGAAGTATTAAAGACCTCTCTTTTGAGGAACCAAAACCTGAAGGTGTGCTAATAACATCACCAGAGTCCCGAGATGCCTCACAGTATGGAGAGGAGGCACATACAGTCCAGGACTGCAAGCCATTACATCAGAAAAAGGATAATGACCAGAAACACGTGGAAGAAACTTACCTTGACACAGTACCTTCTCCTTCAGAAAAGATGATGGAAGCACtgaatctcttaaaaaaaaatgctgttgtttttcGGAGTTACAATAGTCCAATCAATATATCCAATATATCTGAGCCATGTAGCATGGCCTCCCTAGATATAATGGATCTTTCACCTGCTTGCAGTGGCTCTTACCCAACAGCTATCACTCCATTACAGAAAGGAAGACCATATCAGGTCTATCAG ACCCCTTATCGGGGGGATGCTGGCACACCCTACAGGACTCCAAAGAGTGTGCGAAGAGGAGCTGCCCCTGTAGAAGGTGAACGTATCCTGGGGACCCCAGACTACCTGGCACCTGAGCTGCTTTTAACACAGCCTCATG GTTCTGCTGTAGACTGGTGGGCCCTTGGAGTTTGTCTGTTTGAGTTTCTAACTGGAATTCCACCTTTTAATGATGAAACACCAACACAGgtcttccaaaatattttgaaaagag ATATTCCCTGGCCTGAGGGTGAAGAAAAGTTGTCTGATAATGCCCAGAATGCAATAGATCTTCTTCTAACAATTGACACTACTAAGAGAGCTGGACTGAAGG AACTGAAGCATCACCCCCTCTTTCAGGGGGTGGACTGGGATAATCTCCAGAACCAAACAATGCCATTTATACCTCAGCCGGATGATGAGACCGACACCTCTTACTTTGACGCTAGAAACAATGCTCAGCACCTGACTGTGTCTGGATTTAGCTTATAG
- the MASTL gene encoding serine/threonine-protein kinase greatwall isoform X1, which yields MSAPRPRRPGRAAPEGAAAQRASGPPPLPRAAAASRRRRKRGADAAGAGAGAGAGAGAGAGGRAGPRGGPARSRRWCSCQRVLPLVGVIAPGCCPERGSLTGAQPQFTHPGEVMKKADMINKNMVHQVQAERDALALSKSPFIVHLYYSLQSANNVYLVMEYLIGGDVKSLLHIYGYFDEEMAVKYISEAALALDYLHRHGIIHRDLKPDNMLISNQGHIKLTDFGLSRVTLNREINMIDILTTPSMPKPKQDYSRTPGQLLSLISSLGFYTPPVGMKVPGHKLSPTSDSLHGAVSPVPMAQKENTPLSTKLFKTHLDNSQLTPVMPARSLTPTLLQSRNRFGTSSVSKSHTHMSSVESENWSSPRCRKDVEQSGDEPRSTTCKTSNSGSALLSNAMLPNSKGIEALKKKELESAISPIASNESGSRQKLRSERLDITDTPVSTLDGKGVVRKCISENKIWKEKVFVNKRDMTYETAETSRLQQSLSRQNEPVKEEVMFEKPGVKRSFESVDTSPCQELNYVKKNNAEYKRGCQISEFPANKGSGLTTEIQSLMLCNDGCLCDTCESKEEVKSFISNQETVERSLTPAVAKNLMCDLDADCGKDDEKEYMNSSFLGTDDEKPLDVFSADSDLLPEVSVTESHLEKQLLDLDRSIKDLSFEEPKPEGVLITSPESRDASQYGEEAHTVQDCKPLHQKKDNDQKHVEETYLDTVPSPSEKMMEALNLLKKNAVVFRSYNSPINISNISEPCSMASLDIMDLSPACSGSYPTAITPLQKGRPYQVYQTPYRGDAGTPYRTPKSVRRGAAPVEGERILGTPDYLAPELLLTQPHGSAVDWWALGVCLFEFLTGIPPFNDETPTQVFQNILKRDIPWPEGEEKLSDNAQNAIDLLLTIDTTKRAGLKELKHHPLFQGVDWDNLQNQTMPFIPQPDDETDTSYFDARNNAQHLTVSGFSL from the exons ATGTccgccccgcggccgcgccgACCGGGCCGAGCCGCCCCGGAAGGGGCGGCAGCCCAAAGAGCTTccgggccgccgccgctgccccgcgcAGCCGCCGCCTCCAGGCGGAGGCGGAAGAGGGGAGCGGATGcagccggagccggagccggggccggggccggggccggggccggggccggggggaggGCAGGGCCCCGCGGGGGACCCGCTCGCAGCCGGCGGTGGTGTAGCTGCCAGAGGGTCCTGCCCCTGGTCGGTGTCATCGCCCCCGGGTGTTGTCCGGAACGCGGGTCGTTAACCGGCGCGCAGCCCCAATTCACACACCCAGGCGAG gtgaTGAAAAAAGCAGACATGATCAACAAAAATATGGTTCACCAGGTGCAGGCAGAGCGGGATGCACTGGCTCTCAGTAAAAGTCCTTTCATTGTGCACTTATACTATTCACTTCAGTCAGCAAACAACGTCTATTTA GTGATGGAGTACCTTATTGGTGGAGATGTCAAATCTCTTCTCCATATTTATGGATATTTTGATGAAGAAATGGctgttaaatatatttctgaagCAGCATTGGCTCTTGACTATCTTCATAGGCATGGAATAATCCacag AGATTTGAAGCCAGACAATATGCTCATTTCTAATCAGGGACATATAAAGTTGACAGACTTTGGGCTTTCCAGAGTTACTCTGAACAGAG agATAAATATGATAGATATCCTTACTACCCCATCAATGCCAAAGCCAAAACAGGATTACTCACGTACTCCAGGACAATTGCTGTCTCTTATCAGTTCTCTGGGCTTT TATACACCTCCTGTAGGAATGAAAGTGCCAGGGCACAAATTGAGTCCAACATCTGACAGTCTGCATGGAGCGGTTTCTCCTGTACCTATGGCCCAAAAGGAAAACACCCCTCTTTCAACTAAATTATTCAAAACAC atCTGGATAATTCTCAATTAACACCTGTGATGCCAGCGAGGAGTTTAACTCCTACTCTGCTTCAGTCAAGAAACAGGTTTGGTACCTCCAGTGTCAGTAAGTCTCACACACACATGTCCAGTGTGGAATCAGAAaactggagcagccccaggtgcagGAAAGATGTAGAG CAAAGTGGAGATGAACCTCGTTCTACAACATGCAAAACCAGTAACAGTGGGTCAGCTCTCCTTTCAAATGCTATGTTGCCAAATAGCAAAGGTATTgaagctttaaagaaaaaagaactcGAGTCTGCCATTTCTCCCATTGCCAGCAATGAGTCTGGCAGTAGGCAGAAGTTGAGAAGTGAACGTTTGGATATAACAGACACTCCCGTGAGCACTCTGGATGGGAAAGGTGTAGTAAGAAagtgtatttctgaaaataagatttggaaagaaaaagtctTTGTAAATAAAAGAGACATGACTTACGAAACAGCAGAAACTTCCAGACTACAACAGTCACTTTCAAGGCAGAATGAGCCTGTCAAAGAGGAAGTGAtgtttgaaaagccaggtgtaAAAAGAAGCTTTGAATCAGTTGACACTAGTCCTTGCCAGGAACTTaactatgttaaaaaaaacaatgcaGAATATAAACGTGGCTGTCAGATCTCAGAATTTCCGGCAAACAAAGGTTCAGGTTTGACAACAGAAATTCAATCCTTAATGCTTTGTAATGATGGATGCCTATGTGACACCTGTGAAAGCAAGGAAGAAGTTAAGAGTTTTATTAGTAACCAGGAAACAGTAGAAAGATCTCTGACTCCAGCTGTAGCTAAAAATCTTATGTGTGATCTGGATGCAGACTGCGGAAAGGATGATGAAAAGGAGTACATGAACTCAAGTTTTTTAGGCACTGATGATGAAAAACCTTTAGATGTCTTCAGTGCAGATTCTGACTTACTTCCTGAAGTGTCTGTTACAGAAAGCCATctagaaaaacagcttttagaTTTGGACAGAAGTATTAAAGACCTCTCTTTTGAGGAACCAAAACCTGAAGGTGTGCTAATAACATCACCAGAGTCCCGAGATGCCTCACAGTATGGAGAGGAGGCACATACAGTCCAGGACTGCAAGCCATTACATCAGAAAAAGGATAATGACCAGAAACACGTGGAAGAAACTTACCTTGACACAGTACCTTCTCCTTCAGAAAAGATGATGGAAGCACtgaatctcttaaaaaaaaatgctgttgtttttcGGAGTTACAATAGTCCAATCAATATATCCAATATATCTGAGCCATGTAGCATGGCCTCCCTAGATATAATGGATCTTTCACCTGCTTGCAGTGGCTCTTACCCAACAGCTATCACTCCATTACAGAAAGGAAGACCATATCAGGTCTATCAG ACCCCTTATCGGGGGGATGCTGGCACACCCTACAGGACTCCAAAGAGTGTGCGAAGAGGAGCTGCCCCTGTAGAAGGTGAACGTATCCTGGGGACCCCAGACTACCTGGCACCTGAGCTGCTTTTAACACAGCCTCATG GTTCTGCTGTAGACTGGTGGGCCCTTGGAGTTTGTCTGTTTGAGTTTCTAACTGGAATTCCACCTTTTAATGATGAAACACCAACACAGgtcttccaaaatattttgaaaagag ATATTCCCTGGCCTGAGGGTGAAGAAAAGTTGTCTGATAATGCCCAGAATGCAATAGATCTTCTTCTAACAATTGACACTACTAAGAGAGCTGGACTGAAGG AACTGAAGCATCACCCCCTCTTTCAGGGGGTGGACTGGGATAATCTCCAGAACCAAACAATGCCATTTATACCTCAGCCGGATGATGAGACCGACACCTCTTACTTTGACGCTAGAAACAATGCTCAGCACCTGACTGTGTCTGGATTTAGCTTATAG